In the genome of Hymenobacter cellulosivorans, one region contains:
- a CDS encoding formylglycine-generating enzyme family protein: MLGGLGACQTAFIRYQFPTALRGTAPTSTRPGTYSAQTGVPLQLWDERQVQRIVRAEDEEAPAGDAQLLQPYQGFSDARVVGLRFAADTATVALARLRALPPPSPKIQKAEDEGVLPPGVVWIGDRFQMDEVEVPNVEWQTFLHSLSTTKSAAEVRLYLPDSTVQPVRGYFTNPFYRLYPVVGISYEQVLEYCRWRSRTVTRLLNEGRSIRNSRDPKFVRVTYRLPTEAEWEFAARYGTQLPYGYEVSTAEVTVNPQAAEYLQHRSGSPNSAAQIRKDILAFNRQRSEIVMFNCRREAPYFLAASTPSYVYDLPVNGLGLYHMTGNVAELVQEQGVTKGGSYQDRLVECAIKECGSYQGPAAHIGFRAVCDIEFPNQAPLASSQKR; the protein is encoded by the coding sequence ATGCTCGGCGGGCTTGGGGCCTGCCAAACGGCCTTTATCCGCTACCAATTTCCCACGGCTCTGCGTGGCACAGCGCCCACTAGCACCCGACCCGGCACTTACAGCGCCCAAACCGGCGTACCGCTCCAGCTTTGGGATGAGCGGCAGGTGCAGCGCATCGTGCGGGCCGAAGACGAGGAAGCTCCGGCCGGCGACGCTCAACTGCTACAGCCTTACCAGGGCTTCTCCGATGCCCGGGTGGTAGGCTTGCGCTTTGCCGCCGACACGGCTACCGTGGCCCTGGCCCGCCTGCGGGCCCTGCCCCCGCCCAGTCCCAAGATTCAGAAAGCCGAAGACGAGGGCGTACTTCCGCCCGGCGTGGTCTGGATTGGGGACCGGTTCCAGATGGACGAGGTAGAAGTGCCCAACGTGGAATGGCAGACGTTTTTGCACAGCCTGTCCACAACCAAGTCCGCGGCCGAAGTCCGGCTGTATCTGCCTGACTCCACGGTGCAGCCCGTGCGCGGCTACTTCACCAACCCCTTTTACCGCCTCTACCCCGTGGTGGGCATCAGCTACGAGCAGGTGCTCGAATACTGCCGCTGGCGCAGCCGCACCGTAACCCGGCTGCTCAACGAGGGCCGCAGCATCCGCAACTCCCGGGACCCCAAATTTGTGCGCGTCACCTACCGGCTGCCTACGGAGGCGGAATGGGAGTTTGCGGCCCGCTACGGCACCCAGCTGCCCTACGGCTACGAGGTATCGACGGCGGAAGTAACGGTGAATCCGCAGGCGGCCGAATACCTACAGCACCGCTCGGGCAGCCCCAACTCGGCGGCCCAGATTCGCAAGGACATTCTGGCCTTCAACCGCCAACGCTCCGAAATCGTGATGTTCAACTGCCGCCGGGAAGCGCCTTACTTTTTGGCGGCCTCCACGCCCAGCTACGTCTACGATTTGCCGGTCAACGGCCTGGGGCTCTACCACATGACCGGCAACGTGGCCGAGCTGGTGCAAGAACAGGGCGTGACCAAGGGCGGCAGCTACCAGGACCGGCTCGTGGAGTGCGCCATCAAGGAGTGCGGCAGCTACCAGGGCCCGGCGGCTCACATCGGCTTCCGGGCCGTGTGCGACATCGAGTTTCCCAACCAAGCCCCGCTGGCCAGCTCGCAGAAGCGCTAA
- a CDS encoding cellulose synthase family protein, with translation MQGLEIVLLVLYGLCLIFILGFSLTQFHLTRLARRAYARPAQPPAPAPAEWPRVTVQLPIYNELYVVERIIEAAARLDYPLDRLHIQVLDDSTDETVTLAAAAVARYRAQGLRIDQVRRPTREGYKAGALAYGLRETDGELIAIFDADFVPEPDFLRRTVPYFTGPEVGVVQTRWTHLNEEYSLLTELQAFGLNAHFLVEQVGRNLGGHFINFNGTGGVWRRKCIEDAGGWHADTLTEDLDLSYRAQLRGWRFVYLPGVQAPAELPAALPALKSQQHRWTKGAAETARKHLRQVLRSGQSTSTKLHAAFHLLNSTVFVAILLMAVLSVPLLYIREYEPRFQPVFRLASVCVLGFLPLTYYFYTAWRVGSPAGRLGQFVPRFLLFLAVTMGLSLHNSRAVLAGLARRPSAFIRTPKMGLIKRQGTWVGRRYRTGSLDGLTMLEGLLALYFLFGLGLGLYFRSYGLLPFHGLLTVGFGLIFYYSLQHNRATS, from the coding sequence ATGCAAGGACTGGAAATAGTTCTTCTGGTTCTCTACGGCCTCTGCCTGATTTTTATTCTGGGCTTTAGTCTGACTCAGTTCCACCTGACCCGCCTGGCCCGGCGTGCTTACGCGCGGCCGGCGCAGCCTCCAGCTCCGGCTCCGGCCGAATGGCCCCGCGTGACGGTGCAGCTGCCCATCTACAACGAACTCTACGTGGTAGAGCGCATCATCGAGGCCGCTGCCCGGCTCGACTACCCCCTCGACCGGCTTCACATCCAGGTGCTCGACGACTCCACCGACGAAACCGTCACGCTGGCCGCCGCTGCCGTGGCCCGTTACCGCGCCCAAGGCTTGCGCATCGACCAGGTGCGGCGGCCGACCCGGGAAGGGTATAAAGCCGGGGCCCTGGCCTACGGGCTGCGGGAAACCGACGGGGAGCTCATTGCCATTTTCGACGCCGACTTCGTGCCCGAGCCCGACTTCCTGCGCCGCACGGTACCGTATTTCACCGGCCCCGAAGTGGGTGTGGTGCAAACCCGCTGGACTCACCTCAACGAGGAATATTCTCTGCTCACCGAGCTACAGGCTTTCGGGCTCAATGCCCACTTCCTGGTGGAGCAGGTGGGCCGCAACCTGGGCGGGCACTTCATCAACTTCAACGGCACCGGCGGCGTATGGCGGCGGAAGTGCATCGAGGACGCCGGCGGCTGGCACGCCGATACGCTCACCGAAGACCTGGACCTGAGCTACCGGGCCCAGCTGCGGGGTTGGCGCTTCGTGTATTTGCCCGGGGTGCAGGCCCCGGCCGAGCTACCGGCTGCCTTGCCCGCTCTCAAGTCGCAGCAGCACCGCTGGACCAAGGGCGCCGCCGAAACGGCCCGCAAGCACCTGCGCCAGGTGCTGCGCTCGGGCCAGAGCACCAGCACCAAGCTCCACGCCGCGTTTCATTTGCTCAACAGCACTGTATTCGTGGCCATTCTGCTGATGGCTGTGCTCAGCGTGCCCCTGCTCTACATTCGGGAATATGAGCCCCGGTTTCAGCCCGTTTTCCGCCTGGCCTCGGTTTGTGTTCTGGGATTTTTGCCGCTGACCTATTACTTCTACACAGCTTGGCGAGTGGGCAGCCCGGCGGGGCGCTTGGGGCAATTTGTGCCGCGGTTCCTGCTGTTTCTGGCCGTCACGATGGGCTTATCACTGCACAATTCCCGGGCGGTGCTGGCCGGCCTGGCCCGGCGCCCCTCGGCCTTCATCCGGACGCCGAAGATGGGGCTCATCAAGCGGCAGGGCACCTGGGTGGGCCGCCGCTACCGCACCGGTAGCCTGGACGGCCTGACCATGCTGGAAGGCCTGCTGGCGCTGTATTTCCTGTTTGGGTTGGGGTTGGGCCTGTACTTCCGCAGCTACGGGCTGCTGCCCTTTCACGGCCTGCTCACGGTCGGCTTCGGCCTGATCTTCTACTATTCCCTGCAGCATAACCGCGCTACCTCGTGA
- a CDS encoding alpha/beta fold hydrolase, giving the protein MFRFLSVLLLALLFTHPGLAQNTVLNATLDGYEYPFPVKYLPLKLDGQALRMAYMDVPATAKANGRTVVLLHGKNFFGAYWRETVKALTGAGFRVVVPDQVGFGKSDKPDIHYSFHQLARNTKRLLDTLGVQKAVVVGHSMGGMLATRFALQYPATTERLVLENPIGLEDYRVGVPFQPIDQAEATERKSTEESIRKYHATYYPSGYPKAHDEWLLPLAAQTKSPDFPKVARANALTFDMIYQQPVSYEFSRIQVPTLLIIGQQDRTVVGKNLIKDPKVLAAMGQYPELGRRTAAQIKGAKLVELANVGHIPHLEAFAQFREALLAFVK; this is encoded by the coding sequence ATGTTTCGGTTCCTTTCTGTTCTGCTGCTGGCCCTGCTTTTCACGCACCCCGGCTTGGCCCAAAACACCGTCCTCAACGCCACGCTGGATGGCTACGAGTATCCGTTTCCGGTTAAATACCTGCCCCTGAAGCTCGACGGGCAGGCCTTGCGCATGGCCTACATGGACGTGCCCGCCACTGCCAAAGCCAACGGCCGCACCGTAGTGCTGCTGCACGGCAAAAACTTTTTTGGGGCCTACTGGCGCGAAACCGTCAAGGCGCTGACGGGCGCGGGCTTCCGCGTGGTCGTGCCCGACCAGGTGGGTTTTGGCAAGTCCGACAAGCCCGATATTCATTATTCCTTTCATCAGCTGGCCCGCAATACCAAGCGCCTGCTCGATACGCTGGGCGTGCAAAAGGCCGTGGTAGTAGGCCACAGCATGGGCGGCATGCTGGCCACCCGCTTTGCGTTGCAGTATCCGGCCACGACCGAAAGGCTGGTCCTCGAAAACCCGATTGGCCTGGAGGATTACCGCGTCGGCGTACCGTTTCAGCCCATTGACCAGGCCGAGGCCACCGAGCGCAAAAGCACCGAAGAGAGTATTCGCAAGTACCACGCTACGTATTACCCCAGTGGCTACCCCAAGGCTCACGACGAGTGGCTGTTGCCGCTGGCGGCCCAAACCAAAAGCCCGGACTTCCCCAAAGTAGCCCGCGCCAACGCCCTGACCTTCGACATGATTTACCAGCAGCCGGTCAGCTACGAGTTCAGCCGCATCCAGGTGCCCACGCTGCTCATCATCGGGCAGCAAGACCGCACGGTGGTGGGCAAGAACCTGATCAAAGACCCGAAAGTACTGGCTGCAATGGGCCAGTATCCGGAGCTCGGCCGGCGCACCGCCGCCCAGATCAAGGGCGCCAAGCTGGTGGAGCTGGCCAACGTGGGCCACATTCCCCACCTGGAGGCGTTTGCTCAATTTCGGGAGGCGCTGCTGGCCTTTGTGAAGTAA
- a CDS encoding formylglycine-generating enzyme family protein, whose protein sequence is MPTQFCLRSGLLALACALAGCYTSQPPTSILPGRYSATTALPFAGSRLTHLAVGVQDHLVIRFKPSAKVCTEPYGSPSFPLRSAWRKSGLIQPPGIVPITENGLGIDEAEVSNLEWKFFQEQLSRSSPAVAASMQPLASALPTTDYYTNPFYNRFPVVGISYEQVVAFCKWRSKVVMQAYNSSPTAPDTLSANYIRFTYRLPTEAEWESAGLVERGQPFGTKCTDLPVEVNPKAATYLQLRSGTSKSAAQVEEDIKTYNRSKPTRSWINYRQTEPYFLQMRTPGYVWQGPPNDLATYQLLGNAAELVQEPGLTKGGSYHDPLEACTLKARGHYTGPAPTIGFRCVCQVSFPNRR, encoded by the coding sequence ATGCCTACTCAATTTTGCTTACGGAGCGGCTTATTGGCGTTGGCCTGCGCCTTGGCCGGCTGTTATACAAGTCAGCCGCCGACCAGCATCCTGCCCGGGCGCTACAGCGCTACCACGGCCCTGCCTTTCGCCGGCTCGCGCCTGACGCACCTGGCCGTAGGCGTGCAGGACCACCTCGTTATCCGATTTAAGCCTAGCGCTAAGGTCTGCACCGAGCCGTATGGCTCCCCTAGCTTTCCCCTACGGTCGGCCTGGAGAAAGAGCGGCCTGATTCAGCCGCCCGGCATTGTGCCCATTACTGAAAATGGCTTGGGCATTGACGAGGCCGAAGTATCGAATCTGGAGTGGAAATTCTTTCAGGAGCAGCTCAGCCGGTCGTCGCCCGCGGTGGCAGCCAGCATGCAGCCCCTGGCCTCGGCCCTGCCCACTACCGATTACTACACTAATCCGTTTTACAACCGATTTCCGGTAGTAGGCATCAGCTACGAGCAGGTGGTGGCATTTTGTAAATGGCGCAGCAAGGTGGTAATGCAAGCCTATAATTCCAGCCCTACCGCGCCGGATACGCTCAGCGCCAACTACATCCGATTTACCTACCGCCTGCCCACCGAGGCCGAGTGGGAAAGCGCCGGCTTAGTGGAACGAGGGCAGCCCTTTGGCACAAAGTGTACTGATCTACCGGTGGAGGTGAACCCGAAGGCAGCTACGTATCTGCAACTGCGCTCGGGCACTTCGAAAAGCGCGGCCCAGGTAGAGGAAGATATTAAGACCTACAACCGGAGCAAGCCCACCCGCAGCTGGATTAATTATCGCCAGACGGAGCCTTATTTTCTGCAGATGCGAACTCCGGGCTACGTCTGGCAGGGTCCGCCCAACGATTTGGCCACCTACCAGCTGCTGGGCAACGCGGCTGAGCTGGTACAGGAGCCGGGCCTGACCAAAGGCGGCAGCTACCACGACCCGCTGGAGGCCTGCACGCTTAAAGCCCGGGGCCACTACACCGGCCCGGCCCCGACCATCGGCTTCCGCTGCGTCTGCCAGGTCTCGTTTCCGAACCGCCGCTAA
- a CDS encoding carboxypeptidase-like regulatory domain-containing protein has translation MSTSTPSNDSQTDEAALLASAEEEYSSSGNGKLAIIVGAIVLFAGLGYAFVPVKTAKTAISSVMPSFVLGDATVTGSRPVEEEPAEETATESAAATEPVATAAKPAARPVATAAVAAQPVRPAEMTTTEVAPVPEAAAPEVAAAPVEPANVTLSGRILDENGRPLAGATVLVKGSRKGTGTDANGNYTLEVPAGDNTLVYGYGGYQDQEMRARGGQPLNVTLTPSEGGKRRRR, from the coding sequence ATGAGCACTTCTACTCCTTCTAATGATTCACAAACTGACGAGGCTGCGCTGCTGGCCAGTGCGGAGGAAGAGTATTCTTCCTCCGGTAATGGTAAGCTGGCCATCATCGTGGGCGCTATTGTGTTATTTGCCGGCCTGGGGTATGCCTTCGTGCCCGTCAAGACGGCAAAAACAGCTATTTCCAGCGTAATGCCCTCTTTCGTACTCGGCGATGCCACCGTAACCGGCAGCCGACCGGTAGAGGAAGAGCCCGCCGAAGAAACGGCCACCGAATCGGCCGCGGCTACTGAGCCCGTCGCCACGGCGGCTAAGCCCGCCGCCCGCCCGGTTGCCACAGCCGCCGTGGCAGCGCAACCCGTGCGGCCCGCCGAAATGACCACGACCGAAGTTGCGCCGGTACCGGAAGCCGCCGCGCCGGAAGTAGCCGCCGCTCCTGTCGAGCCGGCCAATGTGACGCTTTCGGGCCGCATTCTGGATGAAAACGGTCGGCCCCTGGCTGGGGCTACCGTGCTGGTGAAAGGCTCGCGCAAGGGTACCGGCACCGATGCCAATGGCAACTACACCCTGGAAGTGCCCGCCGGCGACAATACGCTGGTGTATGGCTACGGCGGTTACCAGGACCAGGAAATGCGGGCCCGCGGCGGCCAGCCCCTCAATGTGACGCTGACTCCTTCTGAGGGTGGCAAACGCCGGCGCCGCTAG
- a CDS encoding glycosyltransferase family 2 protein, which translates to MPDLPATPRIHVIIPAYNEEQSIALVLAEIPAGLVDEVIVVDNNSRDNTGEVARAAGATVVRENRPGYGHACLAGMAYSFGKPAAEQADIIVFLDGDHSDYPADMPAVLAPILRGEADMVIGSRALGERESGSMLPQQIFGNWLATTLLRSLYGVRFTDLGPFRAIRAEALRNLGMADTTYGWTVEMQLKAAKQRLRNQEVPVRYRRRIGVSKVSGTVKGTLGAGYKILWTIFKYL; encoded by the coding sequence ATGCCCGATTTGCCCGCCACGCCGCGTATCCACGTCATTATTCCGGCCTACAACGAAGAACAGTCCATTGCCCTGGTGCTGGCTGAAATTCCGGCCGGGCTGGTCGATGAGGTAATCGTGGTGGACAACAATTCCCGCGACAACACCGGGGAAGTGGCGCGGGCGGCCGGGGCCACGGTGGTGCGCGAAAACCGGCCCGGCTACGGCCACGCCTGCCTGGCGGGCATGGCCTACAGCTTCGGCAAGCCCGCCGCCGAGCAGGCCGACATCATCGTGTTTCTCGACGGCGACCATTCCGACTATCCCGCCGACATGCCCGCCGTGCTGGCCCCCATTCTGCGCGGCGAGGCCGATATGGTTATTGGCTCCCGGGCCCTGGGCGAGCGGGAAAGCGGCTCGATGCTGCCCCAGCAAATCTTTGGCAACTGGCTGGCGACTACCTTACTGCGCAGCTTATACGGGGTAAGATTCACCGACCTGGGTCCTTTCCGCGCCATCCGGGCCGAGGCCCTGCGCAATCTGGGCATGGCCGATACCACGTATGGGTGGACGGTGGAAATGCAGCTCAAGGCGGCCAAACAGCGCCTGCGCAACCAGGAAGTGCCCGTGCGCTACCGCCGCCGTATCGGGGTTTCGAAGGTTTCGGGCACGGTGAAAGGTACCTTGGGCGCCGGCTACAAGATTTTGTGGACGATTTTCAAGTATTTGTAG
- a CDS encoding 4Fe-4S binding protein has translation MPSSAAAASLALAQPPLPTVSPPEKTTLTVIGLGFLALLVAAAAADAYRAQLSLYAGLGLISGGTLVWAWLKYGRQPAGLQHDNLWLRSSTSRGAVAWVTAVVLTGFYVLLYWYSSPDDKGNFGLLNGLVHTLDPFSQLLRQRPADQWFLYGTFYTLAILLMGGRALWKYRHSPYQRLRTVSVMFFQLAFAFLLPGVLQFFQQPEFYFTYFWPLKYDYLFPSSFEYLIRDGQALGVFMVVWGAVMSFVATPVLTYFYGKRWYCSWVCGCGGLAETAGDPYRQLSDKSRAAWRWEVRLIYPILGLILLVTIVVWLNYWLHGAILGSLADGLYRFYGFVIGAVFSGVVGVGFYPILGNRVWCRFGCPMAAYLGLLQKHFSRFRITTNGGQCISCGNCSNVCEMGIDVKQYAQRGEPIIRASCVGCGMCSTACPRGVLNLENGPREGRYQGSSFIHADSLRLLS, from the coding sequence ATGCCTTCCTCTGCTGCGGCCGCTAGCCTGGCGCTGGCCCAGCCGCCCTTACCCACCGTTTCCCCCCCCGAGAAAACCACGCTCACCGTCATTGGCCTGGGCTTTCTGGCCCTGCTCGTGGCTGCCGCCGCTGCGGATGCCTACCGGGCCCAGCTTAGCCTGTACGCGGGTTTGGGCCTGATAAGCGGCGGTACGTTGGTATGGGCCTGGCTTAAGTATGGCCGCCAGCCCGCCGGCCTGCAACACGACAACCTCTGGCTGCGCAGCAGCACCAGCCGCGGGGCCGTGGCCTGGGTTACGGCCGTGGTCCTGACGGGCTTCTACGTGCTGCTCTATTGGTACAGCTCCCCCGACGACAAGGGCAATTTTGGCCTGCTCAACGGCTTGGTGCATACCCTCGACCCGTTCAGCCAGCTGCTGCGGCAGCGCCCCGCCGACCAGTGGTTTCTCTACGGCACGTTTTACACCCTGGCCATTCTGCTCATGGGCGGGCGGGCTCTGTGGAAATACCGCCACTCCCCCTACCAGCGCCTGCGCACCGTATCGGTCATGTTTTTTCAGCTGGCCTTTGCTTTTTTGCTGCCCGGTGTGCTGCAGTTTTTTCAGCAGCCCGAGTTCTATTTTACTTATTTCTGGCCCCTGAAGTACGACTACCTGTTTCCCAGCTCTTTTGAATACCTGATTCGGGACGGACAGGCACTGGGCGTATTCATGGTGGTCTGGGGCGCGGTTATGTCGTTTGTGGCCACGCCGGTACTTACCTATTTCTACGGCAAGCGCTGGTACTGCTCCTGGGTGTGCGGCTGCGGGGGCCTGGCCGAAACCGCCGGGGACCCCTACCGTCAGCTTTCCGACAAGAGCCGGGCCGCCTGGCGCTGGGAAGTGCGCCTGATTTACCCGATTCTGGGCCTGATTCTTCTGGTAACCATCGTGGTGTGGCTCAACTACTGGCTGCACGGCGCCATCCTGGGCTCCTTGGCCGACGGGCTTTACCGGTTCTACGGCTTCGTTATCGGAGCCGTGTTTTCGGGGGTAGTGGGCGTGGGCTTCTACCCGATTCTGGGCAACCGGGTGTGGTGCCGCTTTGGCTGCCCCATGGCGGCCTATCTGGGCTTGCTGCAAAAGCACTTTTCCCGCTTCCGCATCACCACCAACGGCGGCCAGTGCATCAGCTGCGGCAACTGCTCCAACGTCTGCGAGATGGGCATCGACGTGAAGCAGTACGCCCAGCGCGGAGAACCCATCATTCGGGCTTCCTGCGTGGGCTGCGGCATGTGCAGCACGGCCTGCCCCCGCGGCGTGCTCAACCTGGAAAACGGGCCGCGGGAAGGCCGCTACCAAGGCTCCTCCTTTATTCACGCCGATAGTCTGCGGCTACTTTCTTAA
- a CDS encoding NAD(P)/FAD-dependent oxidoreductase has translation MRLLIIGNGITGVTAALTVRRLQPAAQITLVSGESAHHYSRTALMYVYLGHLRYQDIKPYEDWFWAENRLELVEATATGLDTESQTVTLHDGRQLGYDKLLLATGSVSRRADWPGQELGGVQGLYGLPDLARMERDTHGIGQAVVVGGGLIGVELAEMLHSRGIETTLLVRDAHYWGSVLPAPEARLVDQQLAEHHVAVRYQTELAEILGDNQGRVRAVRTTAGEELPCQWVGLATGVTPNLSLVQGTAVETDRGILVDAQLQTSVPNVYAAGDCAQHRQPGPDEVPIEQLWYTGRMQGETVAHSICGQPTTYQRGVWFNSAKFFALEYQTYGRVPARPEAGIDSFYWEHPSGRLALRINFSSEPGFAVTGFNALGLRLRHEVCARWISAQTPIREVMTQLGAANFDPEFYRQHEPDMIRQFNAQFPQHATVLQRRKGLFSRF, from the coding sequence ATGCGCCTCCTCATTATTGGTAATGGCATAACGGGCGTCACGGCGGCCCTGACGGTACGCCGTCTGCAGCCCGCGGCCCAGATTACGCTGGTGTCGGGGGAAAGCGCCCACCACTATTCCCGCACGGCGCTGATGTACGTGTACCTGGGCCACCTGCGCTACCAGGACATCAAGCCTTACGAAGACTGGTTTTGGGCTGAAAACCGCCTGGAGCTGGTTGAGGCCACCGCTACCGGCCTCGATACTGAAAGCCAAACCGTGACCCTCCACGACGGCCGGCAGCTGGGCTACGACAAGCTGCTGCTAGCTACCGGCTCGGTGAGCCGTCGGGCCGATTGGCCGGGCCAGGAGCTGGGCGGCGTGCAGGGCCTCTACGGTCTGCCCGACCTGGCCCGCATGGAGCGCGATACCCACGGCATCGGGCAGGCCGTGGTGGTGGGCGGCGGTCTGATTGGGGTGGAGCTGGCCGAAATGCTGCACTCGCGCGGCATCGAAACCACACTACTGGTGCGCGACGCGCATTACTGGGGCTCGGTGCTGCCTGCCCCGGAAGCCCGGCTCGTGGATCAGCAGTTGGCCGAACACCACGTGGCCGTGCGCTACCAGACCGAGCTGGCGGAAATTCTGGGCGACAACCAGGGCCGGGTGCGGGCCGTGCGCACCACGGCTGGCGAGGAACTGCCCTGCCAGTGGGTGGGCCTGGCCACCGGCGTAACACCCAACCTGAGCCTGGTGCAAGGCACGGCCGTGGAAACCGACCGGGGTATTCTGGTGGATGCCCAGCTGCAAACCAGCGTGCCGAACGTGTATGCCGCCGGCGACTGTGCCCAGCACCGGCAGCCGGGTCCGGATGAGGTGCCTATCGAGCAGCTCTGGTACACCGGGCGCATGCAGGGCGAAACCGTGGCCCATTCCATCTGCGGGCAGCCCACAACCTACCAGCGCGGGGTGTGGTTTAACTCGGCCAAGTTCTTTGCCCTTGAATACCAGACCTACGGCCGCGTGCCCGCCCGACCCGAAGCCGGCATCGACTCCTTTTATTGGGAGCACCCTAGCGGCCGGCTGGCATTGCGCATCAACTTCAGTAGTGAGCCGGGCTTCGCCGTGACGGGCTTCAACGCCCTGGGCTTGCGGCTGCGCCACGAGGTGTGTGCCCGGTGGATCAGCGCCCAAACACCCATTCGGGAGGTAATGACCCAGCTGGGCGCGGCCAACTTCGACCCAGAGTTTTACCGCCAGCACGAGCCCGACATGATCCGGCAGTTCAATGCCCAGTTTCCCCAGCACGCCACGGTATTGCAGCGCCGCAAAGGGCTGTTTTCCCGGTTCTGA
- a CDS encoding peroxiredoxin → MLQVGDPAPDFTLKTTSGETFRLSDQRGKRSIVLYFYPKDDTPGCTAEACSFRDQYEDFLDLGAEVVGVSSDSEASHQKFTQKHRLPFPLLADVGGQVRKLYEVPRALLGIIPGRVTFVIDKQGVIQYIFNSLNRATDHVSTAKDVLAGLEK, encoded by the coding sequence ATGCTTCAGGTTGGCGACCCAGCTCCCGATTTTACCCTCAAAACCACTTCCGGCGAAACGTTCCGCCTTTCCGACCAGCGCGGCAAGCGTAGCATCGTGCTGTATTTCTACCCCAAAGACGACACGCCCGGCTGCACGGCCGAAGCCTGCTCGTTTCGCGACCAGTACGAAGACTTTCTCGATTTGGGCGCTGAAGTAGTGGGCGTAAGCTCCGACTCGGAAGCCTCCCATCAGAAGTTTACCCAGAAGCACCGCTTGCCGTTTCCGCTGCTGGCCGATGTGGGCGGGCAGGTGCGCAAGCTCTACGAAGTACCCCGGGCCCTGCTGGGCATCATTCCCGGCCGCGTTACCTTCGTTATTGACAAACAAGGGGTTATCCAGTACATCTTCAACTCCCTGAACCGGGCTACCGACCACGTCAGTACCGCCAAGGACGTACTAGCTGGCCTGGAAAAGTAA